GGTACAGGAAGCGAAGTCACACAATGGGCCGTCATTACGGATCCTGTTCGTGAGTTTAAGTTTAATACAGGTGGACCTTTAATTGCTGCTCACTTAACAATTATTGATCCAGAACTGCACGTATCTATGCCTTCACATATTACGGCCGGTACAGGAATTGACGCATTAGCTCATGCAATTGAGTGTTATACATGCCACTTTGCGCAACCAATGACAGACTCTGTTGCTTTATTGGCTATTGAGTACGTTGGAAAATACTTACGACGTGCAGTTGCAAATGGACAGGATATCGAAGCACGCTATGGAATGGCGCATGCAGCTATGCTTGCTGGCCTTTCATATGGAAGTGAATCTGCAGGAGCAGCTCACGCGATGGCTCAAACATTAGGAGGCATTTATCCAATTGCCCATGGCCCTTGCGTAGCAGCAATGCTAGGTCCTGTAATGGAGTATAACTGGATGGGTGAGCCTGAGAAATTTGCGCGCATAGCTCAAGCTCTAGGGGTTAATACACATGAACTAACACTTGAAGAAGCAGCTCAAGCAGCTGTTCGTGAAGTATATCAATTAGTTAAAGATGTACAAATCCCTTCTTTAGAAGAACAAGGTGTTCCAAAAGAAGCGGTTTCTCGCTTAGCGCAAGAAGCATTTAATGATCCTCAAACAGTTGGGAATCCTCGTGATTTAACTGTAAAAAGTTACGAATGGATTTATAACCGCTGTTTTGAAGCTACACCATTAACCGTATAAAAATGATAAAAGGCTGTTGATTTTTCAACAGCCTTTTTTATGTTACTCTTTCGCTAATTCTTCATTTAAAATATCGATGATTCTTCGGTCGTCAAAAACTTTCACTACTTTTTTCAAGAAATGATAATAATGTTTGGACTCTATAATCTGCGCTAAATTACGCTTTGCTTTTACTGCGATCTCCTCAGGTACATCTTCATCATTTAAAAGAATCTGCAGCTTGTTTTCCGCTTCTTCGATTGCCTCTAAATTAACTGAAATTTCTCTTTGCCACTTCTTACAGAAAAATGAAAAAAAGGACTTAGAAAAATCTTTTTCTGCTTCATATAAGTCTTTTCGAACACCTTTTTTCCACACTTTGTGGACCATGTCAATATTTTGAAGTGAAC
The genomic region above belongs to Priestia megaterium and contains:
- a CDS encoding iron-containing alcohol dehydrogenase, producing MFMRFERMERLKSFEMPTVVKHGIGAVKHTGEEVKNLGVSKVLLVTDPGVKKVGLADPVIASLKEADVDVILFDQVEANPSIHVVADGTKMYKENGCNGLVAVGGGSSMDTAKAIGVEVAHNAPVLDYEAAEGKKPLTKRIPPLTTIPTTAGTGSEVTQWAVITDPVREFKFNTGGPLIAAHLTIIDPELHVSMPSHITAGTGIDALAHAIECYTCHFAQPMTDSVALLAIEYVGKYLRRAVANGQDIEARYGMAHAAMLAGLSYGSESAGAAHAMAQTLGGIYPIAHGPCVAAMLGPVMEYNWMGEPEKFARIAQALGVNTHELTLEEAAQAAVREVYQLVKDVQIPSLEEQGVPKEAVSRLAQEAFNDPQTVGNPRDLTVKSYEWIYNRCFEATPLTV
- the cudC gene encoding choline uptake/conversion transcriptional regulator CudC, whose amino-acid sequence is MSDVQEYHDLLKEAEDVVVSALADTMDLYGVTPSVGRLYGMLYFMDEPVTLDQMSEELGMSKPTMSTSIRSLQNIDMVHKVWKKGVRKDLYEAEKDFSKSFFSFFCKKWQREISVNLEAIEEAENKLQILLNDEDVPEEIAVKAKRNLAQIIESKHYYHFLKKVVKVFDDRRIIDILNEELAKE